From Arachis hypogaea cultivar Tifrunner chromosome 3, arahy.Tifrunner.gnm2.J5K5, whole genome shotgun sequence:
TGACGATGCTCCATTTGAGTGGCCATTAGAGTGGTTCTCAACACTTGGAATTCCTCAAATCCGTTGCCCTCCAACCGGAACTTTTTGTTCAGGTACTTGGTAATACGTTTCAGATAATTAAGAATCTTGTTATTGTACATATTTTCTTGATAGGGAGTTGAAAATATAATCATAGTATATAATCTTTAATACATTCCTCGAAGTAGGTTGATCTGGTTTCTGTGGAGTTATGAATATTTCTCTGAGGATTAAAGAATAGgtttttttgtaatttccaaaaagaaaaatattagggAGCCAACACTTTTTAGTaatattattcaatatttttagctaatatttcaattttatactattaaaattggGGTTAAAGTTTAGGAGTTAGAATTTAATACTTAAGATTTATTCAAATAagttaaaattgaataaaagtactttatttttttaaaaaatattttttaactcaaAAAAGTCAATTCAAATTAACACTTAGAATATTAATAAGTGTCAatcaaaaatgataaattttgttagTCACGTAACATTACTCAATCAGGTATAATTATCTAGCTAGCTAGTAAAAGCACACAAACAAGTTACAAGTGTATGCAAACACTCGGGCAATGGCGAAGTTTTGTTAGGGCAATAGGCCATGGCCCtcaaagattttataaaaaaattagtagttttttttcatataaaataagaTTAACTCAGATAGTTAAATTCACATATTTTCATTTTACATATTTGTGTTTATCATTCACTTaactttttattcttgtgtgatACGCGATTGATAGTCTCatacatttttatatattattttatttttagaacacTAAAAGCTGTGGTATAACTAGTAGTATACCACATGCTAATAAAtagtcattattttattttttaaatcaccATTGCAAACTACATGTCATTGTAGTATTAGccctatatatatattaatagattttgatattttattttattagaaagttaaaattttattttggtgtaatatattatttgattgtaatagaaataacaataaaaataactagTTTTGAGACTTTTGAAAAATAgatactttaaaaataaattttttagaatgttaaaaattaacttataaattataatttatttgcataatttaaaaatagttttttcaaaaaaaaaatagtttttagattaaaaatattttttatgtgcaaaaattaattttttttgtaaaaaaccctattatttttaaaatttaatatttatttttaaaactaatgtattaattttataaccaattaataactaattttatcatttaaaatcAATTTGTAAACCAAATTTTTAGTTAACCAAAACCagctttaattttttagttaaccTTAACTATATATAATTGCACgtattaataacaaatttaaaaactaattatatttacaaatttttttaatataaatattattatataattttttaattgtttttattaaattttttggccCCTCCAAAAATTTCTTTGAAGCTCCGCCACTGCATAGGGACACAGTTGGAGGAGAGGCACTTGAGCAAGAGATACGTGAAGAAGCTAGTGACAAGACGAAAAATTCATCACGTCAAAAAACTTGTCCACTGAAATCGTATTTTAGTTGCTGAGTTTTGGTTACGTTTAATCAATTCAGACCAAGCTGATTCAGATTTGATCATTTTCAGGAGAAGAAGGATGTTTCAAAGGAACAGGACGACCTGAACTATTGAAGAACGAGATCAAGCACAATGGTTCTTTCTCTACCTATGGTCCTAGAAATCTTTGGCCAAGTGTCTCTAACTATGTCCTTCAAGTTTCATCATCAGACGATCCACAATTGCCCTTGGCTTTCCTCTACTTCCTTGATTCTGGTGGTGGTTCGTATCCGGAAATAATATCTAGTGCTCAGGCAGAATGGTTTCAGCAGAAAAGCAAACAAATTAATAGTGATTCAAGGTAGAATAAAGTATTGCATTTATATTCGGATAAACAGTTTTTCTTCTGGTTTCTTATTTGTGTTTTTCGATTAAGAACTCTGATCTACGGACACTAATACAGACACGAGACACAACACGAAATATGAGACCCATGAACATCcgaattttaaattcttataagACATGAAGggacacacacgcacacacgcacacacatatatatatatatataatattttttagataacttataatgatattttgatatttttttgatattataatataaattaatttgtaatttttttatgtctttttaattatacaaaatatttaaaatattttcatgttttaattaataataatatatactatttctaaattcatttcaagaatacatgttaagaataagactcgAGATGCAATAATTAGGTGTGTCTAAGTATCTTcgaagaagaattttttattttttattaagatacaatTGGACAAAAAAAGCACGCAAAATGCGTATTGATAAATGTCGTGTCCAAAATATGTCTGACACCCAGACACAATAAGTCAGCAAAGTTTAGTGCTTCAtagattaagaaaataactagaaaatagtTCTTTGATTCTCTTGTTTTTCCTTGTATTTTTCTAATGACTCAAATGAAGCATATATTATTTGTAATTGGCAGGGTGCCAGAGATTATTTTCTGGCATATACCGAGTACGGCCTACAAGACCGTCGCTCCCAAGCTTACAATACAAAAACCTTGTGTCGGTTCAATTAACAAGGAAAGTGTTGCATCTCAAGAAGCTGAAATGGGTATCATGAATCTTCTTGTGAATAGAACTTCTGTCAAGGTAAGTTCTAAGCCATCTTGGTGAGTTGGAAATAAAAAAGTTGTAGGATTATGACTAGTTAAGTAATACACTTCTTATTAACCAAGTAATACACTTCTATCTAGCTAAGTAATATCTCACAAAGAAGGATGAAAGTATCTTATCATTGGCCTGGTTGTGTTTTAGGAATAATGGCAAAAATTTATCCTATAATcttatcataatttttatgttataattGATTAAATCTCTTCTCATCCAAATGCAAACATCGTTAAGATTGGTGAGTCTTTTGCTTGATTGTTGATTTTATTTTGAGAAGATGAAAAGTACTTTTTTTTAGTGATACTTTATTAAACTTGACCATATAGTAGGTATAGAGAGAAAAGTATGTACATATAAACAATCTTTGGGATTTAGCAGAAGCATCCCAAAAGATTATAACCCAACCATTATAGTGCCAAGCTCCCTCTTGTCAGCTAAAGAGTTGTCCTCTATATTATGGtattattagatatataattattcatatgtctttatttgataatttaagTTTTTAGGATATAGTTTCACGATAGGTATCCCGTGCAAGCTTATAACAAGTCCTAGATCTCATTCTTCTTGTGGATATTTGGTAAAGCAACAACTAGTGGTATTGAGAACCATAAATTTTTGTGTAACTTGAATGAAATTAAGTTTGAtattctaatttatttaaattgaaattcTTTTACTCTAAAACCCTTTCTTTCCCACGAAGAATTTAGATCTCCAACCTACTAAAATTGGGTAATCTTTAAAAAAGTTTAACTTTCCGAGTCATTTTTCCGAGCAACCATTCTCTTTAATCATATATTGGATGGATTCTTCAAGTCCCAGTGCCTTTGCTTTACACACGGATAAAGTTGCACTAATCTCAGTATCTCACACAACATCACCAAATGTAAGGCTCGTTTGGTTAGAGCCTCAAAGACATAACATCTTAGAGGAATGACATTAGTGTCTGTGTGTTAGTGTCCTCTTCTACCCTATCTCTTGTTCCAAAATCCAAATGCAGCATTACTCGATTCGAATCCCCTCAATTTTTCAAGTACTCCCAACCATCTCATTACTTTTATCCAATTCTGTAAACAGTTTGTCAGCATAAATACAGGATACTTCTAATTTCTTTACATAATATCTTTTCATATACATCAACATCTTCAATAATTATTTGATTCCTTAACCTCCACAATGTCTATATATAACTGTAAAAAACAAAATGATCCATTTCTTTTATTTCACactataaattctaattttaactaCAGATCTAAATAGTTACTGTGATTATTTGGCATAACCCACACCCACTTCAACCAATTACAGCAACCCTTAGTTTTCCTCGATGATAGAAATAGGTTTCTATTATTTATAGGAGGAGATGTAAGGAATAGATAAGCTGAATTTTCACTACTTAATTTATAATTGTTGCTGGTTGGCTGCTAGTTAGCTCTTTTAAGCTAGTTTAGTAGGTTAGGAACAGCAGTTCTAGGCTTAACTACTGCCTATAAATTCTAGGGGTTAGTTAGTTCTAGTTAGTTCTATTTAGTTTGTTAATTTAGGAGAAGAAAGTTCTCTCCAGAATTGATTAGATCCAACAGTGTATTTCAATTAGGGATCGTGATTTACGATCCCTAGTTCATCACTAAAATCTCCTAATTCTACTAGCTCTCAGTTCCTACCAACTATTATCAGAAGTCCACAGATCTTGGTACTTGTGGTGAATGGTGCAGCCACGATCACACAAAATGGAAGGGAGATTGGATGCGATGGAATCGCGTTTTGACCAATATGAAGACCTGTGTCGCGCGTTGCAGAAGATGCTGCAGAGGACCGATGCACGAGTGGATTCCATGGAGCGAGGTGCTCCGATCCATCACAACCGGAGTTCTCCGGCATTGCACTAGGCTGTCACTGGCTCGGAAGGAAGCAGAACTGCGCCGGAGTAGTGGTGAAGACTAGAACTCTCGATATTTTGAGCTGAGGACGCGATGACCTAGATCGAACGTATGGAGCAGTTCTTCCTACTCAGAGCGGTGCCGGAGGAGGAGTGACTCACGGTGGCGACGTTCGCCATGGAAGGCCACACATTCACGTGGTTTAGGTGGTGGGAGGCGATAGCCTCAGTACTCTAGTGGCGGTTCCTCTGTGTGGTGCTGCTATGGCACTTTCAACCGGCATGGCTGCAGAGTCCGTATCAAACATTGCTGAACCTAAAACAGTCAAACTCGATCCGGGACTATGTCAAATTAGTTTGTGCTTCACGTGCGGCCTTTTCGCAAAATCGTGCTGGAATTGCTATTGGACCTCTTCTTGAACATGATGAAACTGGAAGTGGGTGAAGAATGTAAACTATTTCCATATCAATTAGTGGATGAGTTGATAGAGTTGGCACGAAAGGTAGAAAATTGCAACATTGTCTTGCCAGGAGTATCAGGACGCAGTAAACCACCGGCTTCCAACTTTGTCATTACCAATTCACTTGCCACCAAAGCTATGGACCCTGCTACAGTGTCTAATTCTATAGCTCATAAGGGTGCAGAGTCAATGACGAATCCCTTGCGATGGCGCAGATTGAGACATTTCAGCAACGAAAAGTATAGGGCGAAGTGTGTCAGGGGGAATGTTTCTTCTGTGTTGAATTGTACTTAGCAAACCATGTATACAAGAACAAGAAGTTCAAGCTGCTAATAATGGAAGCAGAGGCTAAGGAAGGGGACTGGTTGGAGCACGAAGTTGTTCCAGACATAATAAAGCAACTGGAGCTCAAACTTTCATGTTGCAATCCCCACCATAGGTCGTTCAAGGTGTGGGCTGAGGTGAAAGGGCATCAAGTGAGGGTGTTGGTTGATTGTGGGGCCTCGCATAACTTCGCAGCACCAGAAATTGCAGCAAAATTGGGGATGGTCATAGATACTACACCTAAGTTCTGAGTGAGGGTGGCTGACCATCGAAATTCGGGGGGACAGGATAGATGCAACGGAGTCACATTAAGCTTCCAAGGGCTATCCATAACAACGGATTTCTACTTTTTTCCACCGAAGAAGCGGAGTTTGTTTTGGGGCTGGAATGGTTAGACAAGTTGGGAGTCATTAGAGCAAGTTTTAAGGATTCTTGGATCAAGATACTCAATGGTGGGGGGCCTTTAATTTTGAAAGGCGACCCAGAACTGTGTTAAGGTGGGCAAATTTACACTTGGATTTGGTTGTAAGTGTGCCACAGTTGATACAAACAATGTTGGACGATCAAGAGATAGTCTTTCATCCACTATCGGGGCTACTGCCGCATCATTCGCATAATCATGCTATTCCCTTAAAAAGGAAGGGGCTATTGTGCCTAATATTAGGCCTTACCTTTTTTCATATCACCAAAAAGTGGTAATTGAAGAAATGGTTGCGGAAATGCTGGTTTCAGGAATCATTCGGCCTAGTATAAATCCGTATGCTAGTCCCATCTTGCTGGTCAAGAAGAAAGATAGAGGTTGGAGGTTTTGTGTGGAATACCACGCTCTAAATGGGATCACCATAACGAAAAAATTTCCAATTTTAGTCATTGATGAGCTTTTGGATGAGTTGGCAGGGGTGTTGATTTTTTCCAAGCTTGATTTGAAGTCCAGGTATCATCAAATTAGGATGCGCGATGAAGACATTCACAAAACTGGCTTCCAGCCGCATGAGGGACACTACGAATTCTTGGTAATTCCTTTCGACCTAACCAACGCGCCGAGTTCTTTTCAAGCTTTGATAAATGACATCCTTAAGCCGTTGCTTCGGAAGATTGCATTAGTCTTCCTCGGTGATATCTTAATCTACAGCCAGGATGTTGAGAGTCATGTCGTTTCACTTGTAGCAAGTATTTTGCATTATCACCACTAATAAGCTTGTGTTAAATGCCAATAAGTGTACATTTGTGGTGGATTCAATGGAGTATTTGGGCCACATAATCTCGGCTGAAGGGGTGGCTGCAAACCTTAGCAAAACAGCAGCCATGCTTGCTTGGCCGGTCCCTAAAGATGTACGTGCCTTGCGGGATTTTTTGGGCATCACTGGGTACTATCGGTGGTTTGTGCAAGGATATGGCATCATTGCAAAACCATTGACAGATTTAACAAGAAAGAATGCTTTTGAATTGAACGCTAAAGCCATGGCAGCCTTTGAACAACTAAAATCCCTCATGGTAGCCTTTCCACATTGGTTGTCCCAGATTTTTTGCAAGAGTTTGTCATAGAGACCGACGCCTCGAGCGAAGGGTGAGGGGCTGTGCTGTCTCAACAGGGGCGTTCGATTGCATTTCTAAGTCAAGCATTGTCGCCAAGAGCGCATAAAAAATCAGCTTACAAGAGGGAATTGATGGCAGTGGTGCTTGCTGTCCAGAAATGGTAGCACTACTTGTTGGGAAGTCATTTCACGGTGTTGACGGATCAGCAGAGTTTGAAGTTTCTTACCGAGCAACGTTTGATGGATCTGGCCCACCTCCATTGGACAAAAAAGTTGTTGGGCTTGGACTCCAACATCAAGTATCGGCCGGTATTGGAAAATAAGGCACCGgatgatctttcacagcaaatgatagCTAAGGCTATCTCGGTAGTGCACATAAATCTTTGGGACGGTATAAACGCTAAGATAAAGGAAGATCTGGAGCTACAAAAAATGGTAACAGGGGTCTAAGGATTTCCCTGGTTACTCCTTAAGGAAAGGGAGGCTGTTCTATTAAGGAAGAGCAGTGTTATCGGCAAATTCAGCTCATATAACCTCCCTGTTGGCTGAGCATTATGACAGCGGGATGGGGGGCCATTCAGGGTACTTTTATACGTACAAGAGGTTGGTGGTTGAGGTCTATTGGAATGGGATGCAGCGACGGGTGAAGGATTATGGCCGCTTGTTCTATTTGCCAACAAAGCAAATACGTCGCGCTTAAGCCAGCGGGACCGCTGCAGCCCTTGCCAATTCCAGAGAGAATATGGGACATATCACTATGGATTTTATGGTCAGCTTGCCCAAGGCAAAGGGAATGGACACCTTTTTTGTGGTGGTCGATTGGTTGAGCAAATATGCCCACTTTATATCGTTATCACACCCTTTCTCAGCCAAGGAAGTGGCTGCAATTTTCATTAAAGAGGTGGTAAAGCATCATGGATTTTCGAAATCTATTGCTTCCGACCGAGATAGAGTTTTCATGAGTAGAATTTAGTTCAAATTATTTCATGCGGCGGGCACGAAATTGAAATACAGCGTCGCGTTCACCCACAGATGGATAGGCAGACAAAGGTGGTGAATAGGTGCCTCGAGACTTACTTGAGGTGCTTTATGGGTGGATATCCAAAGAGGTGGTTGGAATGGTTACCAAGGGCAGAATATTAGTTTAACACGACCTTTAACGCTTCAAAATGCACTACCTCATTTCAGGTCGTTTATGGGGTGCCTCCCCAATTTTGTTCCGAGAAGAGACAAACCCATCTCAGGTTGAGAAAGTGGCTGCACTGGCAGTAACCAGAGATGCGGTTCTAGCTAACTTAAAGTAGCATTTGATGCAAGCTAAGTAGAGAATGAAGCAAACAACGGATAAGAAGCAAAGAGAGTTGGAATTTGGGATAGGAGATTGGGTGTACCTCAAGCTACAACCTTACCGAATTAGTTCCTTGGCTCAAAGGATGAATGAGAAATTGAGCCTTTGCTTTTATCGGCCTTTCGAAGTGCTAGAGAGGGTAGGCCTAATGGCATATCGATTGGCGCTGCCGAACGGGTGCAAGCTCCACCCGGTCTTCCACATAAGCAAGTTGAAGAAGGTTGTCACGGCATCACAACAACCGCATGTTTTCCCACCAGCGATGGCAAAGGATAGCAAATTAATGGTGCAGCCCGAGGGTATTTTTGCATCTAGATCAGCGAGGGATGGCTCCTTAGAGTACTTGGTTCGTTGGCAGGATCTTCCATCATGCGAGGATAGCTGGGAGGAGGTTGTCGCGCTGTGACACTCTTTTCCAGAGTTCCACCTTGAGGACAAAGTGGTTGTCCAGGGGGAAGTAATGATAAGAACAGGTTTCGATTGGTTTATAGGAGGAGAGGTAAGGAGTAGATAAGCTGAATTTTCACtacttaattcataattgttgTTGGTTGGCTGCTGGTTAGCTCTTTTAAGTTAGTTTAGCAGGTTAGGAGCAGTAGTTCTAAACTTAACTGTTGCCTATAAATACTAGGGGTTAGTTAGTTCTAGTTAGTTAGAAAATTCTGTTCAGTTTATTAGTTTAGGGGAAGAAATTCTCCCCAAAGTTAGTTAGATCCAACAGTATATTTCAATAAGGaattgtgatttacaatttctAGTTCATCAATAAAATTCCCTAATTCTGCTAGCTTTCTCAGTTCCTATCACATCCACATCACAAAGGACAAAATTTCTACGTTACCATTGAAAGGAAAACATAGCTTCACATGCCTTAATGTAGAAAGATAAATGGGTATTTGATTTTAGATTTTCATCATATTAGGTGTTATTGGAGCATTAAATTTTAGGTATGAGATTGTGATTCTAATTACAACATACTATAGCAATTATGAGTTCTCACTTGTTTAATACCTAAAGCTTtacttataaattttatattattatgctTTTGTGTTGAGACATTGCTTGAAATTCCTTGAGTTTTATGTGAATAGCGCTCATTGCTGATAACAAAACCGTTTTGATAAGATTCTTTGTATTCAGTCATATCTTGAAAACACATTCACGTGGTGCTCGATGAACATACAATAATTTCTCCATTTTGTTGCACTATTTGATCATCCTTTAAATGAGATTCATATATGTTCTTTTTTATCTATTATCTTATTCTGTCCAattgtttattttgttaaattttaatttacacTTGTTTAGCATCCATCTACTATTAGACCCACAAACCGAATACATTTACCTTGTTTTACTTGGGATTgtaatgtattttttttcttttgaggagagaaatttataaaatttgtgaAACATCCAAGAACATACGCATGCCACCTTGCCACTAGGGCCCACAACATAATACAGCCagatttcctaataaaatagtaaaatgtATCGATATATGTCTTAAtgaaaattagatattttaattttagccTCTCTAAATTTTGTTAAGATGTTAGTCCTTCTCTTTTACTTTTGGCCTTATAGCTCCAAATTTTGGTCTTGTAAAGTGCTCTTAGTAGtttttttaatcatcaaaatattTGACACTAATATATCtagctttaaaaaaataataaaaaatacgtTAGAGTTACTAAAACTAAAACCAAAGCAACTCATTTACAGTAATTACAAAAGTATTtaaactttttatctttttataacttGCAGGCAATATTTGTTGGACACAATCATGGCTTGGATTGGTGCTGTCCATACCAAAAACTATGGCTATGCTATGCAAGACACACTGGCTATGGTGGCTATGGAGATTGGCCTAGAGGAGCTAGAATTTTAGAGATCACTGAGAATCCCTTCTCTCTAAAGACTTGGATAAGGATGGAGGATGGTCAAATGCACAGTGAAGTTGGCTTGAGTTGAAGGTCCATCATCTAATTATAGAAAATGCTTAACCAAAAGTAAATACTAAAGACACCtataaacaaaaaagtaaataCACGGGAAAATAAACGAAAATTGCTGCTAGCAAATTTGTATTCTTTGTAGGCGTACGCCTGCATGGGATTGTAGATATACATTCTTATGTATCTTATTATTGAATTCATTATACATAATATTCCTGTGTGGTGAGTTTTGTAGGATGTATAACTCGTTTTGTCCAAGTCTAAATTGGCCTTCGCTTGAGATGGATGAGGTATAGCTCCGAAAGAACTGGTAGCCATGGACACCTGTAAAGACACTTTGATGCTCGAGTAAGAGTGAGAGAAGAATAGCGTATATTCAGAGTGAAtaacatactttttttttttagagttttctattttATAGTGTTGATGAACGTTTTTGCTATAGGGAAGTTACAACGTTGACCTAGTATATTGGTAATTGCTCCTTGATATGAAGTTACCGTCGGTTTAGAATTTTCACACAAAAATagtctcgtcgaagtatagatctaaaccaacaagcaaccctcaatcaaagtttaattttagttgtcacaagttcaacccactagaaataaccgagagtattactcccgggttgttctccctaAGAGTTGTAATCTactgctcaattattggttatgagattcaaGGGGTTAGGttgataaaataagaaatttaaatgacaataaagtaaatcaaacaactaaagataacaaatactaaaaagaggcattcatagcaaggattgagaatcaataTTTTCTATCCttgtcattaatcataacacaataatAACCAAGAACTAAGCCTATTACATTATCTCTAACATCCGGAGAAAATCAAATATGGCTAgttaatcctaatccataagtagcatcaatggaaacaagacaAACTAACAACCCTAGATCACCAATCCAAATTGGGTATTATTGACTCAAGAGCACCTAATTTCTTTTTCCACGCCAAGAATGCACAAAATTTACTATAAAACTAAGCCaatcattttgtcaaacacttagtgtgcataaaaggaaaaacataggaaattgcatgaaatataaaatctaaagctaccaatTATAAGAAACTAATaataacaaatcaaaataaacatcaacaaacataaaaacatcaaaattacattaaatgaaattaaaagtaacaagagTTCATGAATATAAAAGtggcataaaagagaaattaacaagataaactaaggaaattaaggCAATAGAACAACGAAAGATAAAAGAAACTAGATGAGAACAAGAATTGAAACTTAAATCTAAGAGacaattaaactaagaaccctaatttctagagagaagagggagcttctctctctagaactaacctaaaacatgttttctacactactctaattgctctcccctttcatccttcttcactttggcttgaaatagcttcagaaatgagttggactgggcTTGGAAAGCCCTGAAATCGCTCCCAGCGTGCTCCTTTAATGAGATCACGTGACAAGTGTCAcacatacgcgtgggtcacgcgtacacgtggcctgGCGAACTCCTTCCTCACTCGTACGCGTGAGGTACGCATGCACGTGGACATGAATTctccaaatcctcatttcttcatgaattctccactttgcatgcttttttttcaCTTCTTCAATCTAATCTTTACCTTCTAAGTCTGAAATCactaaacaaacacatcaaggaattgaataaaattaaagaaaattaaatttagcaaattaagggcctaaaaaacatgttaagcacaatttaggagaaattcacaaaatcatgctatttcattgaataaatgtgagaaaaattgataaaatcctctaaattcaacacaaaataAACCTTAAAAATGGAGTTTATCACTCCCCAGTCTTATCTAAAACTTAATGAAAtaaatatgttaaatttataATGCACATGTGAAAAGGAAGATGGCCTTTTGTTCAACTAGTCTATTTTTGACTTATAAGTATAGTGAGTTCGAGGTATAATGGACAGATACAGCTCCCAAGCTTAATctagaaaaattttaataaaataggttgaacttttgaaaagaatttttgCAACCTATAAATCAACATTTTGTAATAATGTGGGCAGCCGCTGATGACTAGATTTCACTCACTATATAATGAATCTGTTATTTGCAAGTGCACCAaattatcgccaagtaataactcacttagagtgaggtcgaatcccacagagattgattgattgagcaactttagttaatgggtaaatttagttaagctaatcGATAGAAATTGTTGAGTGTAGAAATCTAAAtagaagaaatgtaaatgacttaaaacTACTTtacaataaagtgcagaaaagtaaatgacaagaatgtaaagtgctggAACATAAATGCatgactgaattgtaaatgggaaatgggtaatggcagaaattaaagaaaagctataaagaataggaaagataagaatagggagaattcattgggattaggagatgttgctctctttggattaaattcagatcatctcatcttcaatcatacaactcattgacctcttggcaatcatgattgattgaacccc
This genomic window contains:
- the LOC112789673 gene encoding probable inactive purple acid phosphatase 16, with product MGKKPDRSHWKTVLPLLFLSLFSTVGSSWSSSNHRRASSTIRFRLGRDTGGERLVPMRAGAAFKIALFADLHFGEAESTDWGPVQDVNSIRVMNTVLDDETPDFVIYLGDVITANNIMVANASLYWDQAISPTQNRGIPWASVFGNHDDAPFEWPLEWFSTLGIPQIRCPPTGTFCSGEEGCFKGTGRPELLKNEIKHNGSFSTYGPRNLWPSVSNYVLQVSSSDDPQLPLAFLYFLDSGGGSYPEIISSAQAEWFQQKSKQINSDSRVPEIIFWHIPSTAYKTVAPKLTIQKPCVGSINKESVASQEAEMGIMNLLVNRTSVKAIFVGHNHGLDWCCPYQKLWLCYARHTGYGGYGDWPRGARILEITENPFSLKTWIRMEDGQMHSEVGLS